A region of Aquila chrysaetos chrysaetos chromosome 13, bAquChr1.4, whole genome shotgun sequence DNA encodes the following proteins:
- the GLO1 gene encoding lactoylglutathione lyase isoform X1, protein MAAPAELSGLSDEAAYGACSEPDASTKDFLLQQTMLRVKDPKKSLDFYTRVLGMTLLQKFDFPTMKFSLYFLAYEDKNDIPKDKTERTAWTFSRKATLELTHNWGTENDENQSYHNGNSEPRGFGHIGIAVPDVSKACKRFEELGVKFVKKPDDGKMKGLAFVQDPDGYWIEILNPNHMVTLT, encoded by the exons ATGGCGGCCCCGGCAGAGCTTAGCGGCCTCAGCGACGAGGCGGCCTATGGCGCCTGCTCGGAGCCGGATGCCAGCACGAAG GATTTTTTGTTGCAGCAGACAATGTTGAGAGTAAAGGATCCTAAGAAGTCACTGGATTTTTATACAAGAGTTCTTGGAATGAC ACTGCTTCAAAAATTTGACTTTCCTACTATGAAGTTCTCGCTCTATTTCCTGGCGTATGAAGATAAAAATGATATCCCGAaagataaaactgagcgaaCAGCTTGGACCTTCTCTAGAAAAGCTACACTTGAACTGACACA CAACTGGGGCactgaaaatgatgaaaatcaGTCTTATCACAACGGCAATTCAGAACCCCGAGGATTTG GACACATTGGAATTGCTGTCCCTGATGTCAGTAAAGCTTGTAAGAGGTTTGAAGAACTAGGAGTGAAATTTGTGAAAAAACCAGATGATG gTAAAATGAAAGGACTTGCATTTGTTCAGGATCCTGATGGCTACTGGATTGAAATTTTGAATCCTAACCACATGGTGACTCTCACTTAG
- the GLO1 gene encoding lactoylglutathione lyase isoform X2 → MQSGSCAVQLCKRIIKDFLLQQTMLRVKDPKKSLDFYTRVLGMTLLQKFDFPTMKFSLYFLAYEDKNDIPKDKTERTAWTFSRKATLELTHNWGTENDENQSYHNGNSEPRGFGHIGIAVPDVSKACKRFEELGVKFVKKPDDGKMKGLAFVQDPDGYWIEILNPNHMVTLT, encoded by the exons ATGCAAAGTGGTTCATGTGCAGTACAGCTCtgtaaaagaataataaag GATTTTTTGTTGCAGCAGACAATGTTGAGAGTAAAGGATCCTAAGAAGTCACTGGATTTTTATACAAGAGTTCTTGGAATGAC ACTGCTTCAAAAATTTGACTTTCCTACTATGAAGTTCTCGCTCTATTTCCTGGCGTATGAAGATAAAAATGATATCCCGAaagataaaactgagcgaaCAGCTTGGACCTTCTCTAGAAAAGCTACACTTGAACTGACACA CAACTGGGGCactgaaaatgatgaaaatcaGTCTTATCACAACGGCAATTCAGAACCCCGAGGATTTG GACACATTGGAATTGCTGTCCCTGATGTCAGTAAAGCTTGTAAGAGGTTTGAAGAACTAGGAGTGAAATTTGTGAAAAAACCAGATGATG gTAAAATGAAAGGACTTGCATTTGTTCAGGATCCTGATGGCTACTGGATTGAAATTTTGAATCCTAACCACATGGTGACTCTCACTTAG